One window from the genome of Nitrospira defluvii encodes:
- the uvrA gene encoding excinuclease ABC subunit UvrA produces the protein MAPRIPPTRSTDELIIEGARQNNLKNISLRIPHNKVTAITGLSGSGKSSLAFDTLFAEGQWRYVESLSTYARMFLDKVNRPDVDRLLNIRPAIAIEQKNPIRTARSTVGTATEVADLLRLLFAKIGKPVCPDCRQEARGYHPGSLAEEVLAQFPEARAMILFPVKDLGPGHDRSLMDALMKRGFTRLRCGDETVDLHDQSTLPDTRPSGIQVIVDRLVLRPDNRHRLIEAIEVAFQEAEGICEILVIGQGLRTYSTHFRCQGCGRMFEPLRPLLFSFNHPLGACPECKGFGNILRYDRDLVIPDRSKSLADGAIEPWSKPGSDWWQKQLLLAMKKLNVDLTAPFQELPSDVQQLIWEGSDQVEGVRQYFDYLETKRYKLHVRVLLSRYRSPATCPMCEGSRLKPAARFVKVAGHDFIQLNDLTIDAAAAWFARLALPAFDAEVAKDILRQLRAKLNFMLRVGLGYLTLSRQTKTLSGGEAQRIALANQLGSRLVGTLYVLDEPTIGLHARDTDTLAGILRDLANEGNTVVVVEHDPLMIQAADHIVEMGPASGEQGGQVVCAAPREQFLADPTALTARYLRGDERIPLPKTRRSGNGKVLSIAGAAEHNLKNLLLRIPLHMLVCVTGVSGSGKSTLIEETLYRAAARAFRIESLPMGTFQAIKGLEHLKGVRLIDQQPIGRTPRSNPITYLKAFDEIRQLFAAERAALRQGLTPGHFSFNTAGGRCERCEGNGYEKLEMYFFEDIYATCEECNGRRFKSEVLAITYRGKTIHDVLNLTVTDAQAFFSGSPKLTEKLYLLSSIGLGYLRLGQAANTLSGGEAQRLKIAAELKDPSAHNQLYILDEPTTGLHLDDIKKLLAVLHKLVDAGNTLVVVEHNLDVIKTADWVIDLGPEGGAAGGQIVAEGRPEQVAKVPLSHTGRFLAKVLADANGGRRANG, from the coding sequence GTGGCACCCCGTATTCCCCCGACTCGATCAACCGACGAACTGATCATTGAAGGGGCACGTCAGAACAATCTCAAAAACATCTCGCTCCGCATCCCGCACAACAAAGTCACCGCGATCACCGGGCTTTCGGGATCGGGAAAATCTTCGCTGGCTTTCGACACGCTCTTCGCCGAAGGACAGTGGCGATATGTGGAATCGCTCTCGACCTATGCGCGCATGTTTCTCGACAAGGTGAACCGCCCCGACGTCGACCGCTTGCTCAACATTCGCCCGGCGATTGCCATCGAGCAGAAGAATCCTATCCGCACCGCCCGCTCCACCGTCGGCACGGCCACCGAGGTCGCCGATCTGCTGCGGCTCCTCTTCGCCAAAATCGGGAAACCTGTCTGTCCCGACTGCCGGCAGGAAGCCCGTGGTTATCATCCCGGCTCCCTGGCCGAAGAAGTCCTCGCGCAATTCCCCGAAGCCCGGGCGATGATCCTGTTCCCCGTGAAAGACTTGGGGCCCGGCCATGACCGGTCATTGATGGACGCGCTCATGAAACGCGGCTTTACGCGATTGCGGTGCGGCGACGAGACCGTGGATCTCCATGACCAGTCAACCCTGCCTGACACTCGCCCGTCCGGCATTCAGGTTATCGTGGACCGCCTGGTGCTCCGTCCCGACAATCGCCATCGCCTGATCGAGGCCATCGAGGTTGCGTTTCAGGAAGCGGAAGGGATCTGTGAGATCCTGGTCATCGGTCAGGGACTCCGGACCTACAGCACCCATTTTCGCTGCCAGGGGTGCGGACGCATGTTTGAGCCGTTGCGCCCCCTGCTGTTCTCGTTCAACCATCCCCTCGGCGCCTGCCCCGAATGCAAAGGCTTCGGGAACATCCTTCGTTATGACCGGGACCTCGTCATCCCCGATCGCAGCAAGTCGTTGGCCGACGGCGCCATCGAGCCCTGGAGCAAGCCGGGATCGGACTGGTGGCAGAAGCAGCTGTTGCTCGCCATGAAAAAGCTGAATGTCGATTTGACCGCGCCGTTTCAGGAACTGCCCAGCGACGTGCAGCAGCTGATTTGGGAGGGCAGCGACCAGGTGGAAGGCGTCCGGCAATATTTCGACTATCTGGAAACCAAGCGCTACAAGCTCCACGTGCGCGTGCTGCTCAGCCGCTATCGCAGCCCCGCCACCTGCCCCATGTGCGAGGGCAGCCGCCTGAAACCGGCCGCGCGGTTCGTGAAGGTGGCCGGTCATGACTTCATCCAGCTCAACGACCTCACCATCGATGCCGCGGCGGCCTGGTTTGCCCGCCTGGCTCTGCCGGCGTTCGATGCGGAAGTGGCCAAGGACATCCTCCGCCAACTCCGGGCCAAACTCAACTTCATGCTGCGTGTGGGGCTCGGCTACCTGACGCTCTCCCGGCAAACCAAAACCCTCTCCGGCGGGGAAGCGCAGCGGATCGCCTTGGCGAATCAACTGGGGTCGCGTCTCGTCGGGACGCTCTATGTGCTTGACGAACCTACGATCGGGCTCCATGCACGCGACACCGACACCCTGGCCGGCATCCTTCGCGATCTGGCCAACGAGGGGAATACCGTCGTGGTCGTGGAACACGATCCACTGATGATTCAGGCCGCCGACCATATTGTGGAAATGGGGCCCGCCTCAGGCGAGCAGGGAGGACAGGTTGTCTGTGCGGCGCCACGCGAACAGTTTCTCGCCGACCCGACCGCCCTCACCGCCCGCTACCTGCGAGGCGACGAGCGCATCCCGCTCCCGAAGACACGCCGGTCCGGCAACGGCAAGGTGCTCAGCATTGCCGGTGCCGCCGAGCACAATCTGAAGAACCTGCTGCTCAGAATTCCCCTGCACATGCTGGTCTGTGTCACCGGCGTTTCCGGATCCGGCAAAAGTACGCTCATCGAGGAAACGCTGTATCGCGCCGCCGCCAGGGCCTTCCGCATCGAGTCGCTTCCCATGGGAACATTCCAAGCGATCAAGGGTCTGGAGCATCTGAAAGGCGTCCGCCTCATCGACCAGCAACCGATCGGCCGCACTCCCCGCTCGAATCCCATCACCTACCTCAAGGCCTTCGACGAGATTCGCCAGCTGTTCGCCGCCGAACGGGCTGCCCTGCGACAGGGCCTCACCCCAGGGCACTTTTCCTTCAACACGGCTGGGGGCCGATGCGAACGTTGTGAGGGGAACGGGTACGAAAAGCTGGAGATGTATTTCTTCGAGGATATCTACGCGACCTGCGAGGAGTGCAACGGTCGGCGCTTCAAGTCGGAGGTGCTTGCCATTACGTATCGCGGCAAGACCATCCACGATGTGCTGAACCTCACGGTCACCGATGCGCAAGCCTTCTTCTCGGGTTCGCCTAAGCTGACCGAGAAACTCTACCTGCTCTCATCGATCGGACTGGGCTATCTCCGGCTTGGCCAGGCGGCGAATACGCTCTCCGGGGGGGAAGCACAACGGCTGAAAATCGCCGCTGAACTCAAAGATCCATCGGCGCACAACCAGCTCTACATTCTGGATGAACCGACGACGGGCCTGCATCTCGACGACATTAAGAAGTTGCTGGCCGTGCTCCACAAACTGGTGGATGCGGGAAACACGCTGGTGGTGGTGGAACACAATCTGGATGTGATCAAAACCGCGGATTGGGTCATCGACCTCGGTCCGGAAGGTGGCGCGGCGGGTGGGCAGATCGTCGCGGAAGGACGGCCGGAACAGGTGGCGAAAGTGCCTCTGTCGCATACCGGAAGATTCTTGGCAAAGGTGCTGGCGGACGCGAATGGAGGCCGAAGAGCCAATGGTTGA
- a CDS encoding nitrilase-related carbon-nitrogen hydrolase, with amino-acid sequence MRIGYLQFDPTFGEVARNLDRVTAHLEQVEADLIVLPELFATGYQFVSQAEVMDLAEPVPDGQTTIRLAEIAARRGMTIVAGLAERAGTRCFNSAVVVGPKGFLGCYRKTHLFFEETLFFTPGDSGFRVWDIGPAKIGVMICFDWYYPESARTLALQGAEIIAHPSNLVLPNCPDSMVTRCLENRVFSVTANRVGREARGGKDPLTFIGLSEVVSPRGRILHRAPREGEELAFVDIDPAEARSKALNAYNDLLRDRRPSLYGA; translated from the coding sequence ATGCGGATTGGCTATCTTCAATTTGATCCGACGTTCGGCGAAGTCGCGCGCAATCTCGATCGGGTGACGGCGCATCTTGAGCAGGTCGAGGCCGACTTGATCGTCTTGCCGGAACTGTTCGCCACCGGATACCAGTTTGTCTCACAGGCAGAGGTGATGGACCTGGCCGAGCCGGTGCCTGACGGACAGACAACGATCAGGCTGGCGGAGATTGCCGCCCGTCGCGGGATGACGATTGTCGCCGGATTGGCGGAGCGGGCCGGCACGCGTTGCTTCAATTCGGCGGTGGTGGTCGGGCCGAAGGGATTCCTCGGCTGCTATCGGAAGACGCACCTCTTTTTTGAGGAAACGCTGTTCTTCACTCCCGGCGATAGCGGGTTTCGCGTGTGGGACATCGGTCCGGCAAAAATCGGCGTCATGATCTGTTTCGATTGGTATTATCCGGAGTCGGCGCGCACGCTCGCATTACAAGGCGCGGAGATCATCGCGCATCCGTCGAATCTGGTCTTGCCCAATTGCCCGGATTCCATGGTGACCCGCTGTTTGGAGAATCGTGTGTTCAGCGTGACGGCGAACCGCGTCGGCCGCGAGGCGCGAGGCGGGAAGGATCCATTGACGTTTATCGGGCTGAGCGAGGTCGTCAGTCCGCGCGGTCGGATCCTGCATCGGGCTCCGCGGGAGGGTGAAGAATTGGCCTTCGTCGACATCGATCCGGCGGAGGCTCGGAGCAAGGCATTGAATGCTTATAACGATCTCTTGCGTGACCGCCGGCCCTCTCTGTACGGCGCATGA
- a CDS encoding YqgE/AlgH family protein yields the protein MTTPLGKGILLVAAPALNDPNFRQAVVLLCEHGPEGALGVIVNRPTAMSISEALPQVPILEGQPHVLYSGGPVQTNQVMMLYRINDTPENSHQVFDGVCLGGDLEIMERILMEQPGKESFRAYLGYSGWGPGQLETEMQNGSWITLPADPSLVFDKDPTRIWPEIFVTLDEASRHYADMPFDPSSN from the coding sequence ATGACCACTCCACTCGGTAAAGGCATTTTGCTCGTCGCCGCGCCGGCATTGAATGATCCGAATTTCAGGCAGGCGGTGGTGCTGCTCTGTGAGCATGGGCCGGAAGGAGCGTTGGGCGTGATCGTCAATCGGCCGACCGCCATGTCCATCTCCGAAGCGTTGCCTCAAGTCCCGATTCTCGAAGGACAACCGCATGTGCTGTATTCCGGCGGGCCGGTGCAAACCAACCAGGTGATGATGCTCTATCGTATCAACGACACGCCTGAAAATTCACACCAGGTCTTCGATGGCGTCTGCCTCGGCGGCGATTTGGAGATCATGGAACGGATTCTGATGGAGCAGCCGGGCAAGGAATCGTTCCGGGCCTACCTTGGGTATTCAGGATGGGGACCGGGCCAACTGGAGACGGAAATGCAGAATGGTTCGTGGATCACCTTGCCTGCGGATCCCTCACTGGTCTTCGACAAAGACCCCACCCGTATTTGGCCGGAGATCTTCGTGACCCTCGACGAGGCGTCTCGGCACTATGCTGATATGCCGTTCGATCCCTCCTCCAACTGA
- the smbP gene encoding small metal-binding protein SmbP, whose product MQTAKWRGVVVAGIMMALVSAPMVSSVAFAAGNKHQAEAVEHAKEAVAHGKQGHADALVKHAEAALKHAEGAMAETKNPHVGEAIKGLKDGIEHGKAGHADVATKAVENALPHLSEGM is encoded by the coding sequence ATGCAAACTGCGAAGTGGCGGGGAGTCGTGGTGGCCGGGATCATGATGGCGCTGGTCAGCGCGCCGATGGTGTCCAGCGTGGCCTTCGCGGCAGGAAATAAGCATCAGGCCGAAGCCGTCGAGCACGCCAAGGAAGCGGTGGCGCACGGAAAGCAGGGGCATGCGGATGCACTGGTGAAACATGCGGAAGCGGCGTTGAAGCATGCCGAAGGCGCGATGGCCGAAACCAAAAATCCTCATGTCGGCGAAGCCATCAAGGGCCTGAAAGATGGGATCGAGCACGGCAAGGCCGGGCATGCGGATGTGGCGACCAAAGCGGTCGAGAACGCGCTGCCCCATTTGTCGGAAGGTATGTAA
- a CDS encoding histone deacetylase family protein — MGRTGLVYDPRYLEHDMGSGHPESPNRLRAIMQRLEQSGLAAKLTRIEPRKAEDEWVTLVHTPGYVARLKQEAPTSGRVSLDADTSMSPGSLTAAYLAAGGVLAGVDAIMADEVQHVFCAVRPPGHHAEAGRAMGFCLFNNVAIAAKYAQKRHGLERILIVDWDVHHGNGTQHSFERDPSVLFFSTHQYPHYPGTGRVTESGIEGGEGFTINVPMEAGEGDDDYRAVFQKVLVPAADAFKPEFVIVSAGFDAHRDDPLASMGLTEEGYAELTAIVAGIAKQHCRGRLLSSLEGGYNLTALAASVERHVQALVES; from the coding sequence ATGGGAAGAACCGGTCTCGTTTACGATCCTCGTTATCTCGAACATGACATGGGCTCGGGCCATCCGGAGTCGCCCAACCGGCTTCGTGCGATCATGCAGCGGTTGGAACAGAGCGGGTTGGCCGCCAAGCTGACCAGAATCGAACCGCGGAAAGCCGAAGATGAGTGGGTGACGCTGGTGCATACTCCCGGTTATGTCGCCCGTCTGAAGCAGGAGGCTCCGACCAGCGGACGGGTGTCCCTAGACGCGGATACCTCGATGTCCCCAGGGTCTCTGACGGCTGCGTACCTGGCCGCAGGCGGGGTCTTGGCCGGGGTGGATGCCATAATGGCCGACGAGGTGCAGCATGTCTTTTGCGCCGTGCGACCGCCGGGGCACCATGCCGAAGCCGGGCGAGCCATGGGCTTCTGCCTTTTCAATAACGTCGCCATCGCGGCCAAGTATGCGCAGAAACGCCACGGTCTGGAGCGGATCCTGATCGTTGATTGGGATGTGCATCACGGCAACGGGACTCAACATAGCTTTGAACGTGATCCGTCGGTGTTGTTTTTCAGTACGCACCAGTATCCGCATTACCCCGGAACCGGTCGCGTGACGGAATCCGGCATCGAGGGTGGAGAGGGCTTCACGATCAACGTGCCGATGGAAGCGGGTGAGGGTGACGATGACTATCGGGCGGTGTTTCAGAAAGTCCTCGTCCCCGCCGCCGATGCCTTCAAACCGGAATTCGTTATTGTGTCCGCCGGGTTCGACGCCCATCGGGACGATCCACTGGCGAGCATGGGCTTGACGGAGGAAGGGTATGCGGAGCTGACGGCCATCGTGGCCGGCATCGCCAAGCAGCACTGTCGGGGGCGGTTGCTGTCCTCGTTGGAAGGAGGATACAACCTCACGGCGCTGGCTGCTTCGGTGGAGCGGCATGTGCAGGCGTTGGTGGAGTCATGA
- a CDS encoding tetratricopeptide repeat protein: MPNPRIEPLKRVLAMEPDDDVAWFGLGKAYMEDANFEEAAKALRQCVTVKPTYSAAYYALAQSLLKLNRIDECRQVSDQGIEVSTKNGDAMVTKNLEALKTSLPA; the protein is encoded by the coding sequence ATGCCGAATCCAAGAATTGAACCGCTGAAACGGGTCCTGGCGATGGAGCCGGACGACGATGTCGCCTGGTTCGGGCTGGGAAAAGCCTACATGGAAGATGCCAACTTCGAGGAAGCTGCGAAGGCCCTACGGCAATGTGTCACAGTCAAACCGACCTACTCCGCCGCGTATTATGCCCTGGCACAGTCGCTGCTGAAGCTGAACCGGATCGATGAATGCCGTCAGGTATCGGACCAAGGCATCGAGGTCTCCACCAAAAACGGCGATGCGATGGTCACCAAGAATCTCGAAGCGTTGAAGACGTCACTCCCTGCGTGA
- a CDS encoding sulfurtransferase, with translation MQHPLLINCETLQTRLGQPGLVILDVRGRSTYEFGGHIPGAVHSTWHDYSDPDAVAKGLLDPNLKRIEARLQALGISQDSEVVIYSNPFDNWGDEGRMFWMLEYLGHKNLKVLDGGWVKWIEERRPFEHGAVRPKPGNFTVSPVDSAIILKDELKAIVRKPHPTTTIVDARSLEEYLGKEVSGIPRPGHIPGAVHVAWSGFLNPDATVKDLAAIHAQLDLKGLNPEHETVCYCTGGVRSGWLYFVLRLAGYGRLRNYPGSWWEWSRDFACPVEKDLLALQKLLGLSESQVPTGMRPS, from the coding sequence ATGCAACACCCACTACTCATCAATTGTGAAACGCTTCAGACACGGTTAGGCCAGCCCGGCCTCGTCATCCTTGATGTGCGGGGACGTTCGACCTACGAATTCGGAGGCCATATCCCAGGCGCCGTGCATTCCACGTGGCATGACTATAGCGATCCTGACGCGGTTGCGAAGGGACTGTTGGATCCGAACCTGAAACGCATCGAGGCGAGGTTGCAGGCGCTGGGTATCAGTCAGGACAGCGAGGTCGTGATTTACTCGAATCCGTTCGATAACTGGGGCGACGAAGGCCGTATGTTCTGGATGCTGGAGTACTTAGGGCACAAGAACCTCAAGGTGCTGGACGGCGGGTGGGTGAAATGGATTGAGGAGCGCCGCCCGTTTGAGCATGGAGCGGTCCGTCCCAAGCCGGGCAACTTTACCGTGTCGCCAGTTGACTCGGCCATCATTCTGAAGGATGAACTCAAGGCGATCGTGCGCAAGCCGCATCCGACAACGACCATTGTGGATGCCCGGAGCCTGGAGGAATACTTGGGGAAGGAAGTGTCGGGCATTCCGCGCCCCGGTCATATTCCCGGTGCCGTCCATGTGGCCTGGAGCGGATTCCTCAATCCGGATGCGACCGTGAAGGATCTGGCGGCAATTCATGCGCAATTGGATCTGAAAGGCCTGAATCCGGAGCATGAAACCGTCTGTTACTGCACGGGCGGGGTGCGCTCGGGCTGGCTCTACTTCGTGTTGCGTCTAGCGGGGTATGGGCGTCTGCGCAACTATCCCGGTTCCTGGTGGGAATGGAGTCGGGATTTTGCGTGTCCCGTGGAGAAGGATCTCCTTGCATTGCAGAAACTGCTCGGCTTGTCGGAGTCGCAGGTGCCGACCGGCATGCGTCCATCTTGA